Proteins from a genomic interval of Candidatus Tanganyikabacteria bacterium:
- a CDS encoding pyridoxal phosphate-dependent aminotransferase, with amino-acid sequence MNPRLEAIPGSLIRELNARKRPEHVDLGLGEPLLLPDASLLAEAAAWAAESGCRYGPNAGLPEPRAAVASYLGDVAPDRVILTNGSQEAIFLAIKTVCDPARHEVLVVEPAYPLYRKIAQLEGIACRSVACEAASDFAFDPAAILAEVTPATRLIVVCSPCNPTGRIAGAAILGALAAGLERLSDPPYVLMDEAYRELYYTPEAPPRMQAFYSRTLVAGSLSKSNALTGLRLGWLLAPEDFAPLATKVHQFLLTSANVVGQRVAQLLLERALLGAHRPHYARQRAAFEEALRAHGLAFVPPEGAFYALVRLPPRLAGDSIAAARALVDEGGVVAIPGRAFGACAEGFLRCSFVAAPPALAAGAKRIAGFVA; translated from the coding sequence TGAACCCGCGCCTTGAGGCCATCCCGGGCTCGCTGATCCGGGAGCTGAACGCTCGCAAGCGGCCGGAGCACGTCGATCTGGGACTTGGCGAGCCCCTCCTGCTGCCCGATGCGTCGCTCCTGGCGGAAGCGGCCGCCTGGGCGGCCGAGAGCGGCTGCCGCTACGGCCCCAACGCGGGCCTGCCCGAGCCGCGCGCCGCCGTGGCGAGCTACCTGGGGGACGTCGCTCCCGACCGCGTCATCCTGACCAACGGCTCGCAGGAGGCCATTTTCCTCGCCATCAAGACCGTCTGCGATCCGGCCAGGCACGAGGTGCTCGTCGTGGAACCCGCCTACCCGCTCTACCGCAAGATAGCGCAGCTGGAAGGTATCGCGTGCCGCTCTGTCGCTTGCGAGGCGGCGTCGGACTTCGCGTTCGACCCCGCCGCGATCCTGGCCGAAGTCACGCCCGCCACGCGGCTGATCGTCGTGTGCTCGCCCTGCAACCCCACCGGCCGGATCGCCGGGGCCGCGATCCTCGGCGCGCTCGCGGCGGGCCTGGAGAGGCTGTCGGATCCGCCCTATGTGCTGATGGACGAGGCGTATCGCGAGCTGTACTACACCCCCGAGGCGCCGCCGCGCATGCAAGCGTTCTACTCCCGGACCCTGGTCGCGGGCAGTCTTTCCAAGAGCAATGCCCTGACCGGGTTGCGCCTGGGCTGGTTGCTGGCGCCGGAAGACTTCGCGCCGCTCGCGACCAAGGTCCACCAGTTCCTGCTAACGTCGGCCAACGTCGTGGGCCAACGCGTCGCGCAGTTGCTGCTGGAGCGGGCGTTGCTCGGCGCGCATCGGCCGCATTACGCGCGGCAGCGGGCGGCGTTCGAAGAGGCGCTGCGGGCGCATGGCCTGGCCTTCGTGCCCCCGGAGGGCGCGTTCTATGCGCTGGTCCGCCTCCCGCCGCGCCTCGCGGGCGACTCGATCGCCGCGGCCCGCGCGCTGGTGGACGAGGGCGGTGTGGTGGCGATCCCGGGCCGCGCCTTCGGCGCCTGCGCCGAGGGCTTCCTGCGTTGCAGCTTCGTGGCCGCGCCCCCCGCCCTGGCCGCCGGGGCGAAACGCATCGCGGGGTTTGTCGCATGA
- a CDS encoding aminotransferase class I/II-fold pyridoxal phosphate-dependent enzyme, protein MIRLSRRLADLPPYLFAGLNRRAAEARRSGADVINLAAGDPDLPPLPHVVAALREAVGDPAQHRYPPYEGTDALLAAGARYYRRRFGVGVDPEREAVVLIGAKEGLAHAAHALLDPGDLALVPDPAYPVYASQVRLCGAQVRSVPLAREDGWMVDFSRVDPTGASVLFLNYPTNPTGATCPPEHLAEAVAFCRDHGLVLVHDLAYAEITFDGHVAPSVLQVPGASEVAIEINSLSKTYRMPGMRVGFAVGNPEVVGAIRTLKSHSDTGQFRAVQAAAVAALDGPQDHLDEDRSVYQRRRDRIVAGLKAAGLDPDVPGGALYVWARVPPGHHAVSYAELALDRAGVLLTPGIGYGRRGWDFVRVALTCDDARLEEALGRLAGLAP, encoded by the coding sequence ATGATCCGGCTCTCCCGCCGGCTCGCGGATCTGCCGCCCTACCTGTTTGCCGGCCTCAACCGCCGGGCCGCCGAGGCGCGCCGAAGCGGCGCCGACGTGATCAACCTGGCTGCCGGCGATCCCGACCTCCCGCCCCTTCCCCACGTGGTGGCGGCCCTGCGCGAGGCCGTCGGCGACCCGGCGCAGCACCGCTATCCCCCGTACGAGGGCACCGACGCCCTGCTTGCCGCGGGCGCCCGCTACTACCGGCGCCGCTTCGGCGTGGGTGTCGACCCGGAACGCGAGGCCGTGGTGCTCATCGGCGCCAAGGAGGGATTGGCGCACGCCGCCCACGCCCTGCTCGATCCCGGGGATCTGGCGCTCGTACCCGATCCCGCCTACCCGGTGTACGCGAGCCAGGTGCGACTGTGCGGCGCCCAGGTGAGGTCGGTGCCGCTGGCGCGGGAAGACGGCTGGATGGTGGACTTCTCCCGCGTCGATCCGACCGGCGCCAGCGTGCTCTTCCTCAACTACCCGACCAACCCCACGGGCGCGACGTGCCCGCCGGAGCATCTCGCCGAGGCGGTGGCGTTCTGCCGCGATCATGGCCTGGTGCTGGTGCACGATCTGGCCTACGCCGAGATCACCTTCGACGGCCACGTGGCGCCCTCGGTGCTGCAGGTGCCGGGCGCGAGCGAGGTCGCCATCGAGATCAACAGCCTCTCGAAGACCTACCGCATGCCCGGCATGCGCGTGGGGTTCGCGGTGGGGAATCCCGAGGTCGTCGGGGCCATCCGCACTCTCAAGAGCCACTCCGACACGGGGCAGTTCCGCGCCGTTCAGGCCGCCGCCGTGGCCGCCCTCGACGGGCCGCAGGATCACCTGGATGAAGATCGATCCGTCTATCAGCGGCGTCGCGACCGGATCGTTGCGGGCCTAAAGGCGGCCGGCCTCGATCCGGACGTGCCTGGCGGGGCGCTGTACGTCTGGGCGCGCGTCCCGCCGGGCCATCACGCGGTTTCGTATGCCGAACTCGCCCTCGACCGGGCCGGCGTGCTGCTGACGCCCGGTATCGGCTACGGCCGCCGGGGCTGGGACTTCGTGCGCGTGGCGCTCACGTGCGACGATGCCCGGCTGGAAGAAGCGCTCGGCCGGCTCGCGGGGCTGGCGCCGTGA
- a CDS encoding ABC transporter ATP-binding protein, translating into MTNAVIRARGLCKRYGSLEAVKCIDFEVPGGRCFGFLGPNGAGKTSTMRMVTVQIPPTAGELEVLGLDACREARRIKARIGVVPQDNNLDPDFTAFENLVVYAGYFSLRGAMARERARALLEQFQLEDKAGTRVTELSGGMRRRLVIARALINQPELLILDEPTTGLDPQARHLLWQKLRQLRDQGVTMVLSTHYMDEAAQLCDDLVVMDQGAIIARGAPRDLVSRHVSPTVLELRVNAEDPAPWLEGARARVERLERVGDMIYLYSRDGEELLHDMRPHALSALLRPASLEDVFLILTGRNLNAYQ; encoded by the coding sequence GTGACGAATGCCGTGATCCGGGCGCGAGGCCTCTGCAAGCGGTACGGGAGCCTCGAGGCGGTGAAATGCATCGACTTCGAGGTACCCGGGGGGCGCTGCTTCGGCTTCCTCGGGCCAAACGGCGCGGGCAAGACCTCGACGATGCGGATGGTGACGGTGCAGATCCCCCCGACGGCCGGGGAACTCGAGGTCCTGGGCCTGGACGCCTGTCGCGAGGCGCGGCGGATCAAGGCGCGCATCGGCGTGGTCCCGCAGGACAACAACCTGGATCCCGACTTCACGGCCTTCGAGAACCTGGTGGTCTATGCCGGGTACTTCTCGCTGCGCGGCGCCATGGCGCGGGAGCGGGCGCGGGCCCTGCTCGAGCAGTTCCAGCTCGAGGACAAGGCCGGCACGCGGGTCACCGAGCTTTCAGGCGGGATGCGCCGCCGCCTGGTCATCGCGCGGGCGCTGATCAACCAGCCCGAGCTGCTCATCCTCGACGAGCCGACGACCGGCCTGGATCCCCAGGCGCGCCACCTCCTGTGGCAGAAGCTGCGGCAGTTGCGGGATCAGGGTGTCACGATGGTCTTGTCCACCCACTACATGGACGAGGCGGCCCAGCTCTGCGACGACCTGGTGGTGATGGACCAGGGCGCGATCATCGCGAGGGGGGCCCCGCGCGACCTGGTGAGCCGCCACGTCAGCCCTACCGTCCTGGAACTGCGGGTCAACGCCGAGGATCCCGCGCCGTGGCTCGAAGGGGCCCGGGCGCGCGTGGAGCGCCTGGAGCGGGTCGGCGACATGATCTACCTCTACAGCCGCGACGGAGAGGAGCTCCTGCACGACATGCGGCCGCACGCCCTGTCCGCCCTGCTGCGTCCCGCCTCGCTCGAGGACGTCTTCCTCATCCTCACGGGACGCAATCTCAACGCCTACCAGTAG
- a CDS encoding class I SAM-dependent methyltransferase, whose translation MSTATLNLDARLRQYLLDHSLREPEVLARLRDETSLHPYARMQISPEQGQFMALLARLMGARKALEVGTFTGYSAICVARALAPGGKVVAMDVSAESSEVARRYFAEAGVADRVDLRVAPALETLDALLAAGEAGTFDMAFIDADKERYLAYYERALQLLRPGGLILVDNTLWSGAVADPSDTDESTAAIREFNSFVHADERVDVSLLPVGDGLTLALKR comes from the coding sequence ATGTCCACCGCTACGCTGAACCTGGACGCGCGCCTGAGGCAGTATCTGCTGGATCACTCGCTGCGCGAGCCGGAGGTCCTGGCGCGCCTGCGGGACGAAACTTCCCTTCATCCGTACGCCCGGATGCAGATCTCGCCCGAGCAGGGGCAGTTCATGGCCTTGCTCGCACGCCTCATGGGGGCGCGCAAGGCGCTGGAGGTCGGCACCTTCACGGGTTACAGCGCCATCTGCGTGGCGCGCGCCCTGGCGCCCGGCGGGAAGGTCGTGGCCATGGACGTGAGCGCGGAGTCCTCGGAGGTGGCGCGGCGCTACTTCGCCGAGGCCGGCGTGGCCGACCGCGTGGACCTGCGGGTGGCCCCGGCCCTCGAAACCCTCGACGCCCTGCTGGCGGCCGGCGAAGCGGGCACGTTCGACATGGCGTTCATCGATGCCGACAAGGAGCGCTACCTGGCCTACTACGAAAGAGCGCTGCAACTGCTCCGCCCGGGGGGCCTCATCCTCGTGGACAACACGCTCTGGAGCGGGGCCGTGGCCGATCCTTCCGACACCGACGAGTCCACCGCGGCGATCCGCGAGTTCAATTCCTTCGTGCATGCGGACGAACGCGTGGACGTCTCGCTCCTGCCGGTCGGGGACGGGTTGACGCTGGCGCTGAAGCGCTGA
- a CDS encoding DNA-3-methyladenine glycosylase, which yields MSGLSRLALDALQGDAVAVARNLLGARLVRVIGEERRSGRIVETEAYRPGDPASHAFRGETSRNRSMFGRPGLAYVYFTYGSCHCVNVVCEPEGVGAAVLIRALAPEEGAAGMARARGRESDLASGPGRLCQALEIDRRLDGVDLLASDVLYLAAGDPVRDSQVASTPRIGISRARDLPWRFAVAGDPHLSRRARSHATA from the coding sequence ATGTCCGGACTGTCGCGCCTGGCTCTCGACGCTCTCCAAGGAGACGCGGTGGCGGTCGCGCGCAACCTTCTGGGGGCGCGCCTGGTGCGCGTGATCGGCGAGGAGCGGCGCAGCGGCCGCATCGTCGAGACCGAGGCCTACCGGCCCGGGGATCCGGCCTCCCACGCATTCCGGGGCGAAACGTCGCGCAATCGCAGCATGTTCGGCCGACCGGGATTGGCGTACGTCTACTTCACCTACGGCTCGTGCCACTGCGTCAACGTGGTCTGCGAGCCCGAGGGCGTCGGCGCCGCCGTGCTGATTCGCGCCCTGGCCCCCGAGGAAGGGGCCGCGGGGATGGCGCGCGCGCGGGGCAGGGAGAGCGATCTGGCCAGCGGGCCGGGCCGGCTGTGCCAGGCCCTGGAAATCGATCGCCGCCTGGACGGCGTCGATCTCCTGGCGAGCGACGTGCTGTACCTCGCGGCCGGCGATCCGGTGCGCGATTCGCAGGTCGCGAGCACGCCCCGGATCGGCATCTCCCGGGCGCGGGATCTGCCCTGGCGCTTCGCCGTGGCCGGCGATCCCCACCTGTCCCGGCGGGCCCGCAGCCATGCCACTGCTTGA
- the recG gene encoding ATP-dependent DNA helicase RecG, translating into MPLLDAERLLQALKVEAQHDYCDLQGRTARFSDFVQEQLADLIPKAPPGEGRARFERLKREFADYRTLDMFDRADLISRLRGAIPLLAATPVLTASLPGDAAIAVQSGADGARTGQEAAAGNGQQKRSDAPPRGSGPLAAPVTTIKGVGSYLTGALERLGLEAVADVLAHYPRSHLDYATRTRIRDLQEGQPVTIWGTIRRAEAFTPPRRPTLSINSVTIADGTGITTARWFMAGSSRGQQEAWKRRYPPGHQILLSGVPKRDGRSGRLVFERPEAEVIGPGEDEDGAESLHVGRVVPVYRLTEGLSQKALRRVIHQAVDQAAPYLADPLPEAIRRRCDLVDMPTAVRDIHFPESLGSRDAARRRLVFDELFWLQLGLAFKRAQIQGESEGLVLSARPDGLVAQFVTHLPFELTGAQKRVYAEIAGDLARPQAMNRLVQGDVGSGKTVVALMALLSAVENGYQGALMAPTEILAEQHYQTFKKLLAPLKIEVALLLGKQTKKHRGVYLDALATGFCKLAVGTHALIQEGVRFQNLGLVIVDEQHRFGVRQRKLLRDKGPQVEVLTMTATPIPRTLAMALYGDLDVSAIDEMPPGCEPVTTRWLKGKAGRKQTFDLVKREVKAGRQAYVVFPLVEESEKLDLKSATQEYERLGAGELKELRLGLLHGQMPPDEKEAVVAAFRAGEIDALVATTVVEVGVDVPNATVMVVENAERFGLSQLHQLRGRVGRGGGESFCILLTDADTQGARERLEVMVATHDGFVIAQKDLQLRGPGEFIGTRQSGVPDLLLADLRTDEDLLAQARECAFEVVAEDPTLARHPELAEGMRGAYRQNLSFLGIG; encoded by the coding sequence ATGCCACTGCTTGACGCCGAGCGCCTGCTCCAGGCGCTCAAGGTCGAGGCGCAGCACGACTACTGCGACCTGCAGGGCCGCACGGCGCGGTTCTCGGACTTCGTCCAGGAGCAGCTGGCCGATCTGATCCCCAAGGCGCCCCCCGGCGAGGGGCGGGCCCGGTTCGAGCGGCTCAAGCGCGAGTTCGCGGACTATCGCACCCTGGACATGTTCGACCGGGCGGACCTCATAAGCCGCCTGCGCGGCGCGATTCCGCTACTGGCGGCCACGCCGGTCCTGACGGCGTCTCTCCCGGGCGATGCCGCGATCGCCGTCCAGTCCGGCGCGGACGGTGCGCGCACCGGCCAGGAAGCGGCCGCCGGCAACGGCCAGCAGAAGCGAAGCGACGCCCCCCCGCGCGGCAGCGGCCCCCTCGCCGCGCCGGTCACGACCATCAAGGGAGTCGGCTCCTACTTGACCGGTGCCCTCGAGCGGCTAGGTCTGGAGGCCGTCGCCGATGTGCTCGCCCACTACCCGCGTTCCCACCTGGACTACGCCACGCGGACCCGCATCCGCGACCTCCAGGAAGGCCAGCCCGTGACGATCTGGGGCACTATTCGCCGCGCCGAGGCGTTCACCCCGCCCCGGCGGCCGACCTTGAGCATCAATTCGGTCACGATTGCAGATGGCACCGGCATCACGACGGCCCGCTGGTTCATGGCCGGCTCGTCGCGCGGCCAGCAGGAAGCTTGGAAGCGGCGCTACCCACCCGGCCACCAGATCCTGCTCTCGGGCGTCCCCAAGCGGGACGGGCGCTCCGGCCGCCTGGTCTTCGAACGCCCGGAGGCGGAAGTCATCGGCCCGGGCGAGGACGAGGACGGCGCCGAGAGCCTGCATGTCGGCCGCGTGGTCCCGGTGTACCGGCTCACCGAGGGATTGAGCCAGAAGGCGTTGCGGCGCGTGATCCACCAGGCAGTCGACCAGGCGGCGCCGTACCTCGCCGATCCGCTTCCCGAGGCCATCCGCCGGCGCTGCGACCTGGTGGACATGCCCACCGCCGTGCGGGACATCCACTTCCCGGAGTCGCTGGGCTCCCGAGATGCCGCCCGCCGCCGCCTGGTCTTCGACGAGTTGTTCTGGCTGCAACTGGGCCTCGCGTTCAAGCGGGCGCAGATCCAGGGCGAGAGCGAGGGACTCGTCCTGTCCGCCAGGCCCGACGGCCTGGTGGCGCAGTTCGTGACGCACCTGCCCTTCGAGCTCACGGGCGCCCAGAAGCGCGTGTACGCGGAGATCGCGGGGGACCTGGCTCGCCCCCAGGCGATGAACCGCCTGGTGCAGGGAGACGTGGGTTCGGGCAAGACCGTGGTGGCCCTCATGGCCTTGCTCTCGGCCGTCGAGAACGGCTACCAGGGCGCCCTGATGGCCCCCACGGAGATCCTCGCCGAGCAGCACTACCAGACCTTCAAGAAGCTGCTTGCCCCGCTCAAGATCGAGGTCGCCCTGCTGCTCGGCAAGCAGACCAAGAAACATCGCGGGGTATACCTGGACGCGCTGGCGACGGGCTTCTGCAAGCTAGCGGTGGGCACCCACGCGCTCATCCAGGAGGGCGTGCGGTTCCAGAACCTGGGCCTCGTGATCGTCGACGAGCAGCACCGCTTCGGCGTCCGGCAGCGCAAGCTGCTCAGGGACAAGGGCCCGCAGGTCGAGGTCCTCACGATGACGGCGACGCCCATCCCCCGCACGCTGGCCATGGCGCTCTACGGTGATCTCGACGTGTCGGCCATCGACGAGATGCCGCCCGGCTGCGAGCCGGTCACTACGCGGTGGCTAAAGGGCAAGGCCGGCCGCAAGCAGACCTTCGACCTGGTCAAGCGCGAGGTCAAGGCCGGCCGCCAGGCCTACGTCGTCTTCCCCCTGGTCGAGGAGTCCGAGAAGCTGGACCTCAAGAGCGCCACGCAGGAGTACGAGCGCCTCGGCGCGGGCGAGCTCAAGGAATTGCGCCTCGGACTGCTCCACGGACAGATGCCACCCGACGAGAAAGAGGCGGTGGTCGCGGCGTTCCGGGCCGGAGAGATCGACGCCCTGGTGGCCACGACGGTGGTCGAGGTGGGAGTCGACGTCCCCAACGCCACGGTGATGGTGGTCGAGAACGCCGAACGGTTCGGCCTCTCGCAGCTTCACCAGTTGCGGGGACGCGTGGGCCGGGGCGGGGGCGAGAGCTTCTGCATCCTCCTGACCGACGCCGACACGCAGGGCGCGCGCGAACGCCTGGAAGTGATGGTCGCCACGCACGACGGCTTCGTGATCGCGCAGAAGGATCTGCAACTGCGGGGGCCCGGAGAGTTCATCGGCACCCGCCAGAGCGGCGTGCCCGACCTGTTGCTGGCGGATCTGCGCACCGACGAGGACTTGCTCGCGCAGGCGCGCGAGTGCGCTTTCGAGGTGGTCGCGGAGGATCCCACGCTGGCCCGGCACCCCGAACTCGCCGAGGGTATGCGCGGCGCTTACCGCCAGAACCTGTCGTTCCTCGGCATCGGGTGA
- a CDS encoding RsmD family RNA methyltransferase — translation MIRVVGGTHKGRRLATVPGRGTRPSSSLVRKALFDIAREHVGGRVLDLFSGTGAIALEALSRGAPAAVAIEAARPAAATIARNAEALGEASRLTVVQGDVLAELARPAPGWAGDGPFSLIYADPPYMFEEWEPLIALATRYLEPGGMLAVEHGGGSALAGRGRDYKYGGSVISVIPHGSTG, via the coding sequence GTGATCCGCGTCGTCGGGGGCACGCACAAGGGCCGGCGCCTCGCGACGGTCCCCGGCCGGGGCACGCGGCCGTCGAGTTCGCTGGTGCGCAAGGCCCTCTTCGACATCGCTCGCGAGCATGTCGGGGGCCGCGTGCTGGATCTGTTTTCCGGCACGGGCGCGATCGCGCTGGAAGCCCTGTCCCGCGGCGCGCCGGCCGCCGTGGCCATCGAGGCGGCCCGGCCGGCCGCGGCGACCATCGCGCGCAACGCCGAGGCGCTGGGAGAGGCAAGCCGGCTGACCGTGGTGCAAGGCGACGTGCTTGCCGAACTGGCCCGGCCCGCTCCCGGATGGGCGGGCGATGGTCCCTTCTCACTGATTTACGCCGATCCCCCTTATATGTTCGAGGAGTGGGAGCCCTTGATCGCCCTGGCGACCCGGTACCTGGAGCCGGGAGGGATGCTGGCCGTCGAGCACGGAGGCGGCTCTGCCCTGGCGGGCCGAGGGCGTGATTACAAGTACGGCGGGAGTGTGATTTCCGTCATACCGCATGGAAGCACGGGTTAG